From Echinicola soli, a single genomic window includes:
- a CDS encoding UpxY family transcription antiterminator: MNPDSNWYVMYTAPRAEKRVAQRLEEKGVEVYLPMIEEVRQWSDRKKKVKRPLFNGYIFVRSEKSRLWEALQVQGAVKFVNFSGDHAVVRDTEIEAIRRIVETGVAVEVETTHIDEGQQVKIVGGPLQGFEGECIQKGNQDFFIIRVPSIHQTVMVNIPMKFLEVVH; this comes from the coding sequence ATGAATCCAGATAGTAATTGGTACGTCATGTACACCGCCCCAAGAGCTGAGAAAAGGGTGGCACAACGATTGGAGGAAAAAGGAGTGGAAGTCTATCTTCCCATGATCGAGGAGGTTCGGCAATGGAGTGACCGAAAGAAAAAGGTCAAACGCCCACTTTTCAATGGCTATATCTTTGTCCGTTCCGAAAAAAGCAGGCTTTGGGAAGCCTTACAGGTACAAGGAGCGGTCAAATTCGTCAACTTTTCCGGCGACCATGCCGTGGTCAGGGACACTGAAATAGAAGCGATCAGGCGAATTGTGGAAACCGGCGTGGCCGTAGAGGTGGAAACTACCCATATCGACGAAGGCCAGCAGGTAAAGATCGTCGGCGGTCCGCTGCAGGGCTTCGAAGGGGAATGTATCCAGAAGGGCAACCAAGACTTCTTTATCATCCGCGTGCCGAGTATCCATCAAACGGTCATGGTCAATATTCCCATGAAATTCCTAGAAGTGGTCCATTAG
- a CDS encoding lipopolysaccharide biosynthesis protein: MSSKNTRIAKNSLSLYLRMLITMGVSLYTARVVLLTLGVSDYGLNTVVGGVVTMFSFLSGTMASATQRFLNYEQGTEDDNSLKKVFSTSLYIHYLIALVVLVLAETAGLWFLNTRLNIPEGRMVAANWVYQFSILSFVLTVVNVPYNAAIIANERMTAFAYISVIDVVLKLLIVYLLQLFMMDKLILYGFLTFCVTFVVRMAVRWYSRKNFEECQVGVSKDDAFYKKMLGFSGWTMLSSISVVLRNQGIAVVLNMFFGTVVNAAQGISNQINTVVTTFARNFTQAVNPQIVKQYAAGDLTGMKKLLVTSVKMSFFLILLISLPIFIEAPFILKLWLGEVPEHTVVFVRLVMVKALIESYANPVATAQSATGKVRNYHITLSIIGLLNLPISYVMLTMGFEPESTLVVAILLSALISFIRVSFLRKSIGFKFRDFLVGVLVPSLVVILLAIPIPGYLYYAIPANLGNFIIKVLSACATVLAAVYLVGLSKQERNFINNIVVKKILGKRKK; encoded by the coding sequence ATGTCATCAAAGAATACGCGGATCGCCAAGAATTCGTTGTCCCTGTATCTTCGGATGCTGATAACGATGGGCGTTTCGCTCTACACCGCAAGGGTGGTATTGCTGACTCTGGGGGTCAGTGATTACGGGCTGAATACAGTAGTCGGTGGAGTGGTAACGATGTTTTCCTTCTTGAGCGGCACAATGGCTTCGGCTACCCAGCGGTTTTTGAATTATGAGCAAGGTACCGAGGATGACAACAGCCTGAAAAAGGTGTTCAGTACCAGCCTTTATATCCATTACCTTATTGCGCTGGTGGTATTGGTATTGGCAGAAACGGCAGGTCTTTGGTTTTTGAATACCCGGCTGAACATCCCGGAGGGAAGGATGGTGGCCGCCAACTGGGTCTATCAGTTTTCCATACTGTCCTTTGTGCTGACCGTGGTCAATGTGCCCTATAATGCGGCCATCATTGCCAACGAGCGCATGACCGCCTTTGCCTACATCAGTGTGATAGACGTGGTACTGAAACTGTTGATTGTCTATCTGCTTCAGCTGTTTATGATGGACAAGCTGATACTGTACGGGTTCCTGACCTTCTGTGTCACCTTTGTGGTCAGAATGGCCGTGCGGTGGTATTCCAGGAAGAATTTTGAAGAATGCCAGGTAGGCGTAAGCAAGGATGATGCGTTCTATAAAAAAATGTTGGGATTCTCCGGATGGACGATGCTGAGCAGTATCTCGGTAGTGCTCCGTAACCAGGGGATTGCAGTGGTGCTCAACATGTTCTTCGGAACAGTGGTGAACGCGGCCCAGGGGATATCCAATCAGATCAATACAGTGGTAACGACCTTTGCCAGGAACTTTACCCAGGCGGTGAACCCGCAGATCGTCAAGCAATATGCAGCCGGTGATCTGACGGGAATGAAAAAACTACTGGTCACCAGTGTGAAGATGTCCTTTTTCCTGATCCTGCTGATCTCGCTGCCGATATTCATCGAAGCACCTTTTATCCTGAAGCTCTGGCTGGGGGAGGTGCCCGAACATACTGTGGTGTTCGTCAGGCTGGTGATGGTCAAAGCATTGATCGAATCCTATGCCAATCCAGTGGCCACTGCCCAGTCGGCGACAGGAAAAGTAAGAAATTACCACATTACGCTAAGCATAATAGGGTTGTTGAACCTGCCGATCAGTTATGTTATGCTTACCATGGGATTTGAGCCTGAATCTACCTTGGTAGTGGCCATTCTCTTGTCCGCATTGATCAGTTTTATCAGGGTGTCGTTCCTGAGAAAGTCCATAGGATTTAAGTTCAGGGATTTTCTGGTCGGCGTGTTGGTGCCTTCTTTGGTCGTCATATTATTGGCCATACCCATACCGGGGTACCTCTATTATGCCATACCGGCGAATCTGGGGAACTTTATTATCAAGGTGCTTAGTGCCTGTGCCACTGTTCTTGCAGCCGTCTACCTGGTTGGGCTTTCAAAACAGGAAAGGAATTTTATCAATAATATCGTTGTCAAGAAAATATTGGGAAAACGTAAGAAATGA
- the cysQ gene encoding 3'(2'),5'-bisphosphate nucleotidase CysQ — MHIDLEELTKIAVTAAQSAGKEIMNVYRSTDFGVEYKKDDSPLTKADQAGHDAIMAYLKDTGILVLSEEGKDIPYETRKDWDYFWMVDPLDGTKEFIKKSGEFTVNIALIHQGRSVIGVVYAPVLGWMYWGNGKEGGWKQEGGQEPIPLTFPEEDEIKTLVVSLSHQSPETKSFMENYPEADIISMGSSLKFMLLAEGKAQVYPRFAPTMEWDTAAAHGVVLAMGGQVVQVENNRPLEYNKENLLNPSFIASTVALKEE; from the coding sequence ATGCATATTGATTTAGAGGAACTGACCAAAATAGCAGTCACTGCAGCTCAGTCGGCAGGAAAGGAGATTATGAACGTTTATCGTTCTACTGATTTCGGCGTGGAATACAAAAAGGATGATTCACCGCTGACCAAAGCCGACCAAGCAGGCCATGATGCCATCATGGCTTATCTGAAGGACACAGGAATACTGGTGCTTTCGGAGGAAGGAAAGGATATCCCGTATGAAACCCGTAAGGATTGGGATTACTTCTGGATGGTGGATCCATTGGACGGCACCAAGGAATTTATCAAGAAAAGTGGTGAATTTACAGTAAACATCGCACTGATCCATCAAGGGCGCTCAGTAATTGGTGTGGTGTATGCACCGGTCCTTGGGTGGATGTACTGGGGAAATGGGAAAGAAGGTGGATGGAAGCAGGAAGGTGGCCAGGAACCCATACCATTAACTTTTCCGGAGGAGGATGAGATAAAAACCCTGGTAGTGAGCTTGTCCCACCAAAGCCCGGAAACCAAGTCCTTTATGGAGAATTATCCAGAAGCTGATATCATCAGCATGGGCAGTTCCCTGAAATTCATGTTGCTTGCAGAAGGTAAGGCACAGGTTTATCCCCGTTTTGCGCCCACCATGGAGTGGGATACCGCAGCAGCCCACGGAGTGGTTTTGGCCATGGGCGGGCAAGTGGTGCAGGTAGAAAATAATAGACCATTGGAATATAATAAGGAGAATTTATTGAATCCTTCTTTTATTGCAAGTACTGTCGCTTTGAAAGAGGAATGA
- a CDS encoding UDP-glucose dehydrogenase family protein produces the protein MKITVVGTGYVGLVSGACFANVGIEVVCVDIDQKKIDKLKNGIMPIYEPGLEEIVTRNYKDGRLSFSTNLGEAIQGSEVAFIAVGTPPGEDGSADLKYVLAVADEIGKTMSDYIVVATKSTVPVTTGCKVKEAIQNALDKRKSDLPFAVASNPEFLKEGAAVEDFLKPDRIVIGVEDERAEEIMKRLYKPFQLSGDRIIYMDIPSAEMTKYTANAMLATKISFMNDIANLCELVGADANMVRAGIGSDPRIGNKFIYPGVGYGGSCFPKDVKAIIRTAKTYGYDLRVLQSVEAVNDDQKHRLVQKVKKHFGDDLSGMTFAMWGLSFKPNTDDMREAPAIVMINELRAAGAKVKAYDPIAMEEAKEVYVGDKITYCDDAYDACVDADALLLVTEWSQFRMPSWSALGKLLTNKVVFDGRNIYDRKYLAEMGFTHYGIGI, from the coding sequence ATGAAAATTACTGTAGTAGGAACTGGATATGTAGGCTTGGTTTCTGGAGCCTGTTTTGCCAATGTGGGCATTGAAGTAGTCTGTGTGGACATTGACCAAAAGAAAATTGATAAGCTTAAAAACGGGATCATGCCCATTTATGAACCTGGTCTGGAAGAAATCGTCACCAGGAATTATAAAGACGGCCGGTTGTCCTTCTCTACCAACCTGGGTGAGGCCATCCAGGGATCTGAAGTGGCCTTTATTGCCGTGGGAACCCCTCCGGGAGAGGATGGATCCGCTGATTTGAAATATGTGCTGGCCGTGGCCGATGAAATTGGCAAAACCATGTCCGATTATATCGTGGTGGCCACCAAAAGTACCGTTCCTGTCACAACAGGCTGTAAAGTAAAGGAAGCCATTCAGAATGCCTTGGACAAGCGCAAGAGCGACCTGCCCTTTGCAGTAGCCTCCAATCCGGAATTTTTGAAGGAAGGGGCCGCTGTGGAAGACTTTTTGAAACCGGACAGGATCGTTATCGGCGTAGAGGACGAAAGGGCCGAGGAGATCATGAAGCGCCTTTATAAACCTTTCCAGTTGAGCGGTGACCGGATCATTTACATGGATATTCCTTCAGCGGAAATGACAAAATATACCGCCAATGCCATGCTGGCCACCAAGATCAGTTTTATGAACGACATCGCCAACCTTTGTGAACTGGTAGGTGCGGATGCCAATATGGTCAGGGCAGGAATCGGCTCGGATCCAAGGATCGGTAATAAATTCATTTACCCTGGTGTGGGCTATGGCGGCAGCTGCTTTCCAAAAGATGTCAAGGCCATCATCAGGACCGCCAAGACCTATGGCTATGACCTGCGCGTGCTCCAGTCGGTGGAAGCGGTCAACGATGACCAAAAACACCGCTTGGTACAAAAGGTCAAAAAGCACTTTGGCGATGACCTCAGCGGCATGACCTTCGCCATGTGGGGACTGAGCTTTAAGCCCAATACAGATGATATGCGTGAAGCCCCGGCGATTGTGATGATCAACGAACTCCGTGCGGCGGGAGCCAAGGTGAAAGCCTATGATCCCATTGCCATGGAAGAGGCCAAGGAAGTCTATGTGGGTGATAAGATCACCTATTGTGACGATGCCTATGATGCCTGTGTGGACGCAGACGCACTGCTGTTGGTGACCGAGTGGTCCCAGTTCAGAATGCCAAGCTGGAGTGCCCTGGGCAAGCTGCTTACCAATAAGGTGGTTTTTGACGGCAGGAATATCTATGACCGGAAATACCTGGCAGAGATGGGCTTTACCCATTATGGTATCGGAATATAA
- a CDS encoding mannose-1-phosphate guanylyltransferase: MEIINIVLSGGVGSRLWPLSRKSCPKQYLPIFEERTLFQKTVERNQKLCDQLMIVGNQANYELSRKDIKGLGIEGYMEVIEACPRNTAAAIAFAAFRSRPEDILFVTPSDHLITTGDSYTKSVERAIALAKEDHIVTFGLKPTRPETGFGYIEADGESVKGFREKPDLATAEQFLEKGNFLWNSGMFCFKAEVFLSELERYEPEVFRRSQEAMAAAEDGFLDQEMSMKIPSISVDYAVMERTQKIKVVPSSFGWSDMGSFESVFEYMEQHGYQPDENGNMIIGSNVHTEFVGLENTILVQTKDAILVLKKESAQEVKKVFEKLEKDKPELVN, translated from the coding sequence ATGGAAATAATAAATATTGTATTGTCAGGAGGGGTAGGGAGCAGGCTTTGGCCCCTGTCACGGAAAAGCTGTCCAAAGCAATATTTGCCAATTTTTGAGGAACGGACACTGTTCCAAAAGACCGTGGAGCGGAACCAAAAGCTGTGTGACCAACTGATGATCGTGGGCAACCAGGCCAATTATGAACTGTCCAGAAAAGATATTAAAGGCCTTGGAATTGAGGGGTATATGGAAGTGATCGAGGCCTGTCCCCGCAATACGGCGGCGGCCATTGCCTTTGCGGCTTTCCGCTCCAGGCCAGAGGACATTCTTTTTGTCACCCCGTCGGACCATTTGATCACTACGGGCGATAGCTATACCAAAAGTGTGGAAAGGGCCATTGCCCTTGCGAAGGAAGATCATATTGTGACCTTTGGACTAAAACCTACCCGGCCGGAGACCGGCTTTGGCTATATAGAGGCAGATGGCGAATCGGTGAAGGGGTTCAGGGAAAAACCGGATCTGGCGACTGCCGAGCAGTTTTTGGAAAAGGGGAATTTTCTTTGGAACTCAGGCATGTTCTGCTTCAAGGCCGAAGTATTCCTTTCCGAGCTGGAGCGTTACGAACCCGAAGTTTTCCGTCGTTCCCAGGAAGCCATGGCAGCAGCAGAGGATGGTTTCTTGGACCAGGAAATGTCCATGAAGATCCCTTCCATTTCGGTGGATTATGCCGTGATGGAGCGCACCCAAAAGATCAAGGTAGTGCCCTCCTCGTTTGGATGGTCGGATATGGGCTCGTTCGAATCTGTTTTTGAATATATGGAGCAGCATGGTTACCAGCCAGATGAGAACGGAAACATGATCATCGGCAGCAATGTCCATACCGAGTTTGTAGGATTGGAAAATACCATTTTGGTACAGACAAAAGATGCGATCCTGGTGCTGAAAAAGGAAAGCGCACAGGAGGTGAAAAAAGTATTCGAAAAGTTGGAGAAGGACAAACCTGAATTGGTGAATTAG
- a CDS encoding nucleotide sugar dehydrogenase has translation MNTLLFPLEKSNIAVIGLGYVGLPLAVEFAKKFPVTGYDISNSRVEELSKGVDHTLEIEDKLLQSVLVRSKEDFNTQSTGFYPTCSHKDLADCNVYIVTVPTPTDKHNRPVLTPMLKASEAIGKVLKEGDVVIYESTVYPGVTEEECVPVLEKESGLKFNQDFYVGYSPERINPGDKEHTVAKILKVTSGSSPEAADFIDGLYKLVITAGTFKASSIKVAEAAKVIENSQRDINIAFVNELSKIFNLLDIDTQEVLEAAGTKWNFLPFRPGLVGGHCIGVDPFYLAQKAQEVGYHPEIILAGRRLNDSMGKHVATEVIKHMMRKDLKVMESKVLILGFTFKEDCPDVRNTRVIDIYRELKNFDINVDVYDPWANAAEVAHEYHVQVLDREKQPDLSSYSAIILAVAHREFKTWTIAKSDKQVVYDVKGILGKDIVDARL, from the coding sequence ATGAATACGCTGCTTTTTCCGCTTGAAAAATCAAACATTGCCGTGATCGGCTTGGGCTATGTAGGCCTCCCTTTGGCAGTGGAATTTGCCAAAAAATTTCCCGTGACGGGATATGATATTTCCAATTCCCGGGTGGAGGAGCTTTCCAAAGGAGTGGACCATACCCTTGAGATAGAGGATAAGCTTTTACAATCGGTATTGGTAAGATCAAAGGAAGATTTTAATACGCAATCAACTGGATTTTATCCTACCTGTTCCCATAAGGATCTAGCCGATTGTAACGTATATATTGTGACGGTGCCTACGCCTACCGATAAGCACAATAGGCCCGTATTGACGCCGATGCTCAAAGCCTCCGAGGCGATTGGTAAGGTACTAAAAGAAGGGGATGTGGTGATCTATGAATCCACGGTATATCCCGGGGTTACCGAAGAGGAATGTGTGCCGGTGCTGGAAAAGGAATCCGGTCTGAAATTCAACCAAGACTTTTATGTGGGCTATTCGCCCGAGCGGATCAATCCGGGTGACAAGGAACATACGGTAGCCAAGATTTTGAAAGTGACTTCCGGGAGCAGTCCGGAGGCAGCTGATTTTATTGATGGGCTGTACAAGTTGGTCATAACAGCCGGTACATTTAAGGCTTCCTCCATTAAAGTGGCCGAGGCGGCCAAGGTCATTGAAAATTCCCAGCGGGACATCAACATCGCTTTTGTCAACGAGCTGTCCAAGATCTTTAACCTGCTGGACATTGATACCCAGGAAGTACTGGAAGCAGCAGGGACCAAGTGGAACTTCCTTCCTTTCCGTCCCGGATTGGTAGGAGGGCACTGCATCGGGGTGGATCCGTTTTACCTGGCTCAAAAGGCGCAGGAAGTAGGCTACCACCCGGAGATCATCCTGGCAGGAAGACGGCTGAACGACTCCATGGGCAAGCATGTGGCCACCGAGGTGATCAAGCATATGATGCGCAAGGATCTTAAAGTAATGGAGTCCAAGGTGCTGATCCTGGGTTTTACATTTAAAGAAGATTGCCCGGACGTGCGCAATACCCGGGTCATTGATATTTATAGGGAACTGAAGAATTTTGATATCAATGTGGACGTGTACGACCCCTGGGCCAATGCAGCCGAAGTGGCCCATGAGTATCATGTCCAGGTACTGGACCGCGAAAAGCAGCCTGACCTTTCCAGTTATTCTGCCATTATCCTGGCCGTAGCCCACAGGGAATTTAAAACCTGGACCATTGCCAAATCCGATAAGCAGGTGGTCTACGATGTCAAGGGAATACTGGGCAAAGACATAGTAGATGCCAGGTTATAA
- the menD gene encoding 2-succinyl-5-enolpyruvyl-6-hydroxy-3-cyclohexene-1-carboxylic-acid synthase, with the protein MYSDDRLVLQLLSLLKQFNVRKIVVSPGSRHFSIIHSMEKDSFFQLYSVVDERSAAFFALGLIQQSNEPVAVACTSGTSTINYGSAVIEAFYQHLPLLLLTADRLPELLNQMEEQMFKQDDVFRNFVKFEGQLKEIKNGFDEWYCNRVINEGLLSLTSRGPGPVHLNIPIESHQGDTFGTATLPKVRKITRTRADLEDLQWGEYAERLKNKRILIIWGQAAPMSEQLRRSLDAFCESYNCAILCDKTSNCRHEYAIDNAFVTLRNFSIDEGAKRLPDVVVTVFANYIFNNNIKKYIKRFSPKCEHWSVAPSGDIIDPFHKLTDVFEMDEGFFFRKMATPSYQGGTGYLASLKAISQRIIEPQVPFSELYAVGQLMKSMPKGASLHIANSASARMANLFVTDESINAYCNRGVNGIDGCMSAAVGFAAAADEPVYLVIGDLTFFYDMNALWNRHLSSNLRILLLNNEGGAIMHLPLKDSLADVLSKHISAGHQTSAKGWVESLGMKYNAVRTEEECNTAVEWLSDPNEQGPMVLEVFTKKEVDIRILKKYFGSLNRETKFDKAKLKVSQKIDKFVNKNH; encoded by the coding sequence ATGTATTCAGATGATAGGTTAGTTCTTCAATTATTGTCTCTCCTAAAACAATTCAATGTAAGGAAAATAGTTGTTTCGCCGGGAAGTAGGCATTTTTCCATTATCCATTCCATGGAAAAGGACAGCTTTTTTCAGCTGTATTCGGTGGTAGATGAAAGGAGTGCGGCATTTTTTGCATTGGGGTTGATCCAGCAATCCAATGAACCTGTTGCAGTGGCCTGTACCTCTGGTACATCGACGATCAACTACGGTTCTGCGGTAATCGAGGCCTTTTACCAGCATTTGCCCTTGCTGCTGCTGACAGCAGACCGTCTTCCCGAACTGCTAAACCAAATGGAGGAGCAGATGTTCAAGCAGGATGATGTGTTCCGGAATTTCGTCAAATTTGAAGGCCAGCTAAAAGAGATCAAGAACGGTTTTGACGAATGGTATTGTAACCGTGTGATCAATGAGGGACTATTGTCATTGACCTCCCGTGGCCCAGGACCTGTCCACCTGAACATCCCGATCGAATCACACCAAGGTGATACCTTCGGTACGGCAACCTTGCCCAAAGTAAGGAAGATTACCCGTACGCGGGCAGACCTCGAGGATCTCCAGTGGGGAGAATATGCCGAGCGGTTGAAAAACAAGCGGATCTTGATCATTTGGGGCCAGGCAGCTCCCATGTCCGAGCAATTGCGCAGATCACTGGATGCTTTTTGTGAAAGCTACAACTGCGCAATACTTTGTGACAAGACCTCCAATTGCCGTCATGAATATGCCATTGACAATGCCTTTGTCACCTTACGGAACTTTTCCATTGACGAAGGGGCCAAGCGACTGCCGGATGTGGTGGTTACCGTATTTGCCAATTATATTTTTAACAATAATATCAAAAAGTACATCAAAAGGTTCTCTCCGAAATGTGAGCACTGGAGCGTGGCACCAAGCGGGGACATCATCGATCCTTTCCACAAGCTCACCGATGTATTTGAAATGGACGAAGGCTTCTTCTTCAGGAAAATGGCCACCCCGTCCTACCAAGGTGGTACTGGTTACCTGGCCAGTCTGAAGGCCATCTCACAACGGATTATTGAACCGCAAGTGCCCTTCAGTGAGCTGTATGCAGTGGGCCAATTGATGAAATCAATGCCGAAGGGAGCTTCCCTGCACATAGCCAACAGTGCCTCGGCAAGAATGGCAAATCTATTTGTGACCGATGAATCCATTAACGCTTACTGTAACCGTGGGGTCAACGGTATCGATGGATGTATGTCCGCAGCGGTAGGTTTTGCCGCAGCAGCAGACGAACCGGTGTATTTGGTGATCGGTGATTTGACCTTTTTCTATGATATGAATGCCTTGTGGAACAGACACCTTTCTTCCAATTTGAGAATATTGCTGCTCAACAACGAAGGCGGTGCCATCATGCACCTGCCACTGAAAGATTCACTTGCCGATGTCCTTTCCAAGCATATTTCTGCCGGACATCAGACATCTGCCAAGGGGTGGGTAGAATCCCTGGGCATGAAATATAATGCCGTCAGAACAGAGGAGGAATGTAACACTGCCGTGGAATGGCTGTCGGATCCCAATGAACAGGGACCAATGGTACTTGAGGTCTTTACCAAAAAAGAGGTGGACATCAGGATCCTCAAAAAGTATTTTGGCAGCTTGAACAGGGAAACAAAATTTGATAAGGCGAAGCTTAAGGTATCCCAGAAGATCGATAAGTTTGTCAATAAAAACCATTAA
- a CDS encoding SDR family oxidoreductase, with product MKETTTTHRLSGAKVLVTGGAGFIGSNLIDALLEAGNQVVCLDNFSTGKLVNLEAALTSANFTFIEGDIRDYRTCQQAVEGCEVVFHQAALGSVPRSIADPMTTTDVNIGGFVKVLFAAKEAGVKRVVYAASSSTYGDHPGLPKVEHLIGNALSPYAITKYVDELFAKNIADTYGLETIGLRYFNVFGRRQDPDGAYAAVIPKFVRCLVAGESPKINGDGSFSRDFTYIDNVIQANIKAAATGSSVLKANLAEYYAQIGEPFNKDSVLSEVFNVAFGERVNLNELGGYLKQELAKYEERIAQIPFEYGPQRAGDVPHSLASITKGRMVLGYDPEYSVKQGLKLACEWYWDSFKDTNTTVS from the coding sequence ATGAAAGAAACGACTACAACACATCGGCTCTCCGGAGCAAAGGTATTGGTCACGGGCGGGGCCGGTTTTATCGGCTCCAACCTGATCGATGCATTATTGGAGGCCGGAAACCAGGTGGTGTGCCTTGATAATTTCTCGACAGGCAAGCTTGTAAACTTGGAAGCAGCCCTTACATCGGCCAATTTTACCTTTATAGAAGGCGATATCCGGGATTACCGGACATGCCAGCAAGCCGTGGAAGGCTGTGAGGTGGTGTTCCATCAGGCGGCATTGGGATCCGTGCCACGATCGATCGCCGATCCCATGACCACCACCGATGTGAACATTGGCGGCTTTGTCAAGGTGCTGTTTGCCGCAAAGGAGGCCGGTGTAAAGCGGGTAGTATATGCTGCCAGTTCCTCTACCTATGGGGACCATCCAGGCCTTCCCAAAGTGGAACACCTCATCGGCAATGCCCTTTCACCCTATGCCATTACCAAATATGTGGACGAACTGTTCGCCAAAAACATTGCCGACACCTATGGCCTGGAGACCATCGGACTAAGGTATTTCAATGTCTTTGGCAGGAGACAGGACCCTGATGGGGCCTATGCAGCGGTCATCCCTAAATTTGTGCGTTGTCTGGTAGCAGGAGAATCCCCCAAGATCAATGGCGATGGGTCCTTTTCCAGGGACTTTACCTATATCGATAATGTCATCCAGGCCAATATCAAAGCTGCAGCGACCGGTTCATCGGTATTGAAGGCAAACCTTGCGGAGTACTATGCCCAAATTGGCGAGCCCTTCAACAAGGACTCCGTCCTCTCGGAAGTATTCAACGTGGCTTTCGGGGAGCGGGTAAACCTGAACGAACTGGGAGGCTACCTGAAGCAGGAGCTGGCCAAATATGAGGAGCGCATTGCACAAATTCCCTTCGAATATGGACCGCAGCGTGCCGGGGATGTGCCACATTCGCTGGCATCCATCACCAAGGGCAGAATGGTGCTGGGGTATGATCCTGAATATTCCGTAAAGCAGGGGCTGAAATTGGCATGTGAGTGGTACTGGGATAGTTTTAAAGACACCAATACCACAGTATCTTGA
- a CDS encoding SDR family NAD(P)-dependent oxidoreductase, translated as MKNFIKGLLPKGMRNKLKSMAPGNSGGMAVAVPYTIQVSKPGLLEGKVAVVTGGSGAIGRAICCRLAADGAMVVVCGMSHDKMQGVVDEIKANDGQAVMKQLDISSEEKISEFYQWLKDTYQQLDILVNCAGGSARQASRPIYELETETIDNTLHVNLRGTMLCTREASKMMVEAKSGAIISVTSVIGEHGKAKFSEYAAAKAGIIAFTKSIAMELGNLGITANCVSPGIVQRGTITPAQMAKLKKTNYMNAYGRPEDISEMVAYLTREEGKFITGQNFKVDGGRSLGLKGD; from the coding sequence ATGAAAAATTTCATCAAGGGATTGCTCCCAAAAGGAATGAGGAATAAGTTAAAGAGCATGGCTCCTGGCAATTCAGGTGGTATGGCCGTTGCCGTGCCATATACTATACAGGTGTCCAAACCAGGACTGCTGGAAGGAAAAGTAGCCGTGGTGACAGGAGGAAGCGGGGCCATTGGCAGGGCCATCTGCTGTCGGCTCGCCGCCGACGGTGCCATGGTGGTGGTATGTGGCATGAGCCATGATAAGATGCAAGGGGTGGTAGATGAAATCAAGGCTAATGACGGCCAGGCAGTGATGAAGCAACTTGATATTTCGAGCGAGGAAAAGATCAGTGAATTCTACCAATGGCTGAAAGATACCTACCAGCAGTTGGATATTTTGGTAAATTGCGCCGGCGGAAGTGCAAGACAGGCCAGTAGGCCAATTTATGAGCTGGAGACAGAGACGATAGACAATACATTGCACGTCAATCTCCGGGGGACGATGCTTTGTACGCGGGAGGCTTCCAAAATGATGGTAGAGGCCAAAAGTGGGGCCATTATATCGGTAACCTCTGTAATTGGAGAGCATGGCAAGGCCAAGTTTTCGGAATATGCGGCAGCAAAGGCAGGGATCATTGCCTTTACCAAGTCCATAGCCATGGAACTGGGGAACTTGGGCATCACGGCCAACTGCGTGTCGCCGGGTATTGTCCAACGGGGAACGATAACGCCAGCGCAGATGGCCAAACTGAAGAAGACAAATTATATGAATGCCTATGGACGACCAGAGGATATCTCCGAAATGGTGGCCTACCTCACCAGGGAAGAAGGTAAATTTATTACCGGGCAAAACTTCAAGGTTGATGGCGGCAGAAGCCTGGGACTGAAAGGGGATTGA